A region of Oncorhynchus masou masou isolate Uvic2021 chromosome 29, UVic_Omas_1.1, whole genome shotgun sequence DNA encodes the following proteins:
- the LOC135519052 gene encoding nuclear receptor subfamily 0 group B member 1-like has product MCCCSHGGNRGQKTPSPSLDVSAPLAMATLEGCHCQGAGGQNNNNSILYNILKNNSLTTTEEPTSQPQHRQQHQVLKVSSCSSSSRFELRQQQACSCGSSLRRGSLRSPQVTCKAASAVLMKTLRFVKNVPCFRELPEDDQLLLVRNGWVPLLVLGLAQDRVDFETTETAEPSMLQRILTGGCVSQGGLMDRQVEPEQSAGTPGVSLADIQGIKAFLKKCWGLDISTKEYAYLKGAVLFNSDLPGLCYLNYIQSLRSEAHQALNEYVKLIHRDDATRFAKLLIALAMLRAISPPVVAQLFFKPIIGAVNMEEVLMEMFYGK; this is encoded by the exons ATGTGCTGCTGTTCGCACGGGGGTAATAGGGGCCAAAaaacaccctccccctctctggaTGTAAGCGCGCCACTGGCCATGGCCACTCTGGAGGGCTGTCATTGTCAGGGCGCCGGGGGGCAAAACAATAACAACAGCATCCTGTACAACATACTGAAGAACAACAGCCTCACGACCACCGAGGAACCAACATCACAACCACAACACAGACAGCAGCACCAAGTGCTCAAggtctcctcctgctcctcttcttCGAGGTTTGAGCTTAGGCAGCAACAGGCTTGCTCTTGCGGTTCCTCGCTGCGACGGGGGTCTCTCCGGTCCCCCCAGGTGACTTGCAAAGCCGCATCGGCGGTCCTCATGAAAACTCTGCGATTTGTAAAGAACGTGCCGTGTTTCCGCGAGCTTCCCGAGGATGACCAGCTGCTGCTCGTTCGGAACGGCTGGGTGCCGCTGCTTGTGCTGGGCCTCGCGCAGGACCGGGTGGACTTCGAGACCACGGAGACCGCGGAACCTAGCATGTTGCAGCGGATCCTGACCGGCGGCTGTGTCAGCCAAGGCGGCTTAATGGACAGACAGGTTGAGCCGGAGCAGAGCGCGGGAACACCCGGGGTCTCTCTCGCGGATATCCAGGGCATCAAAGCGTTCCTGAAAAAGTGTTGGGGTTTAGACATCAGTACCAAGGAATATGCCTACCTCAAAGGAGCCGTGCtcttcaactcag aTCTCCCTGGTCTGTGCTACCTCAACTACATCCAGTCACTGCGGAGCGAGGCTCACCAGGCTCTCAACGAGTATGTGAAGCTGATCCACCGGGACGACGCCACACGCTTTGCCAAGCTGCTCATCGCCCTGGCCATGCTGAGGGCCATCAGTCCCCCGGTGGTGGCACAACTCTTCTTCAAGCCCATCATTGGAGCCGTCAATATGGAGGAGGTCCTGATGGAGATGTTCTATGGGAAGTAG
- the LOC135519050 gene encoding interleukin-1 receptor accessory protein-like 1, which translates to MKGEKFIEDLDEERVEESEIKVVREHLGEQEVAISLMIHSVEEGDLGNYSCYVENGNGRRQATIQLSRRAELMYTVELAGGLGAILLLLLFLISLYKCYKIELMLFYRRHFGSDDLDGDNKDYDAYLSYTKVDPDQWSQETKEEERFALEILPDVLEKHYGYKLFIPDRDLIPTGTYIEDVARCVDQSKRLIIVMTPNYVVRRGWSIFELETRLRNMLVTGEIKVILIECAELRGIMNYQEMEALKHTIKTLTVIKWRGPKSNKLSSKFWKQLQYEMPFCRTEPMLSHEPALDVSEQGPFGELQTVSAISMAAATSTAMATAHPELRSSFHNSYHTTMRQKHYYRSYEYDLPPGGTLPPLSSLGNQHTYCNIPLTMLNGQRPPAGKSREHSVEEDHTNHAMLPLLPRETSISSVIW; encoded by the exons GGTGGTCCGGGAGCACCTGGGGGAACAGGAAGTGGCCATCTCCTTGATGATCCACTCGGTGGAAGAGGGGGACCTGGGGAACTACTCCTGCTATGTGGAGAATGGCAACGGGAGACGGCAGGCCACCATCCAACTCTCCAGAAGGG cagagcTGATGTACACGGTAGAGTTGGCAGGTGGTTTGGGCGccattctgctgctgctgctcttcctcatctctctgtaTAAGTGCTATAAGATTGAGCTCATGCTCTTCTACAGGAGACACTTCGGCAGCGACGACCTGGATGGAG ATAATAAGGACTATGATGCATACCTGTCCTACACTAAAGTAGACCCTGACCAGTGGAGTCAGGAGACCAAGGAGGAGGAGCGCTTTGCCCTGGAGATCCTCCCTGACGTCTTGGAGAAACACTACGGGTACAAACTCTTCATCCCAGACAGAGACCTCATCCCCACAGGAA CCTACATCGAGGACGTGGCGCGCTGTGTGGACCAATCCAAGCGCCTCATCATCGTCATGACGCCCAACTATGTGGTGCGGCGGGGGTGGAGCATCTTTGAGCTGGAGACACGCCTCCGCAACATGTTGGTCACCGGGGAGATCAAGGTGATTCTGATCGAGTGTGCCGAGCTGCGTGGCATCATGAACTACCAAGAGATGGAGGCCCTCAAACACACCATCAAGACCCTCACCGTCATCAAGTGGCGTGGCCCCAAGAGCAACAAGCTCAGCTCCAAGTTCTGGAAGCAACTGCAGTATGAGATGCCCTTCTGCCGCACCGAACCCATGCTGAGTCATGAACCAGCGCTGGACGTTAGCGAGCAGGGCCCCTTCGGCGAGCTCCAGACCGTCTCCGCCATCTCTATGGCAGCTGCCACCTCCACCGCCATGGCCACGGCGCACCCGGAACTCCGCTCGTCCTTCCACAACTCCTACCACACCACCATGCGGCAGAAACACTACTACCGCAGCTACGAGTACGACCTGCCGCCGGGGGGCACGCTGCCGCCGCTGTCATCACTAGGCAACCAGCACACCTACTGCAACATCCCGCTGACGATGCTGAATGGGCAGAGGCCGCCAGCAGGGAAGAGCCGCGAGCACAGTGTGGAGGAAGACCACACTAACCACGCCATGCTGCCTCTGTTGCCCAGGGAGACCAGCATCTCCAGCGTCATCTGGTGA